Proteins from a genomic interval of Longimicrobiaceae bacterium:
- a CDS encoding DUF2231 domain-containing protein: MTPLHLLLAHFPVALIVTGAAADVLGALLRRDALRRWAGALLILGGVAALLAMLTGQGAL, from the coding sequence GTGACGCCGCTTCACCTGCTGCTGGCGCACTTTCCCGTCGCCCTGATCGTCACCGGGGCCGCGGCGGACGTGCTGGGGGCGCTCCTGCGGCGCGACGCGCTGCGCCGCTGGGCGGGGGCGCTCCTGATCCTCGGCGGGGTCGCCGCGCTCCTCGCCATGCTCACCGGGCAGGGAGCCCTGG